A segment of the Longimicrobium sp. genome:
TCCGTGGGGCTAGGGTCACGTCGGCCGGGCTCCCGTCCGTGCCGCCGGTCTTGTTTCGTCATCCAGGCCGCGGTGTCGGCGCCGCGCACCATACCACACGCTCGCCGCGGGGTTCCCTTTCGGGCCCGCGGCACCCGTGGAACGCCCGACGGGGCCGCTTCGTGACGCGGCGGCGGCGGGAGGCGCTGGCGCTTCCACCGGAGACTGCCGAGGCCCCGGCTCCGTCGGGCGAATGAATTCGCTGCAACGACCACACGAAGTCCGCCTGCGCGGACTGGCTTGTTCTCGTGTGAGGAGGACCGCGTGGCGCGCCCGTGGTGTGTGGCGGATCCCTCCGTCGCTGCGGAGTATCGGTGTGGCGGCTGGTTGCCCTTGGCCGCTCCGTCGGGATGACAAATCGCGCCTCGGCAAGGGCGGGGCGCGTGTGGTTGGCACCCGTGCACTCTACTTCGCATGCAGTCTGCGAAGGCGGACTTCGGGCCGTTGTTGCCGCGACTTCAGTCGCCCCAGCGGCGCCGAGGCCGCGGGTTCACCCGCTCTTAAGCCCTGTGCTCCATCCGTCCCGCGCCACCTCGTCCGTGTGCTCGCCCAGGGCGGGAGCCGGGCGGTGCAGGCCGGGTGGGGTGCGCTCCAGGCGCAGGGGCGACGCGATGGTGTCGACCGATCCGTAGCCGGCTTCCATCGGCCAGAGGCCCGCGCGCTGCAGGAGGACGGGGTCGCGCAGGGCCTCGCCCACAGTCTGCACGGGGGCGCAGGGTACGCCGGCCGCCTCCATGCGCCCCAGCCACTCCGCCGCCGGTGCGCCGCGGAACAGGGCCGCCAGCACGGGGACGAGCTCGTCACGGTGCTCCACGCGGCCCGGGTTGGTCGCGAAGCGGTCGTCGTCGCGCAGCCCGTCCGCCCCGATCGCCTCGCACAGCCGCCGCCACTGCGCGTCGTTCCCCACCGCCACCACGAACGCGCGGTCCGCGGCGTCGAACGCCTGGTAGGGGACGATCGTGGCGTGCGCGTTCCCCCAGCGCCGCGGCTCGCGCCCGGTGACGAGCGCGGCCTGGGTCACGTTCACGAGCCCCGCCAGCGCGGAGTCGAAGAGCGACACCTCCACCCGCTGCCCGCGCCCCGACACCGCGCGCTCCGCCAGCGCGGCGAGGATGGCGATCGTGGCGTTCTGGCCGGTCAGCACGTCTACCACGGCCACGCCCACCTTGGACGGCGCGCCGCCCGGCTCCCCGGTAATGGCCATCCACCCCGCCCGCGCCTGCACCGCGAAGTCGTAGCCGGGCCGCCCGGCGTCCGGCCCGTCGCTCCCGTATCCCGTCACCGAGCAGTACACGAGACGCGGGTTCTCGGCCGCGAGGTCGTCATATCCCAGACCCCAGCCGTCCATCATCCCCGGCGCGTAGTTCTCCACCAGCACGTCGGCCTCGCGCGCCAGGCGGCGGACGAGCGCCCGGCCCTCCTCGTCCTTCAGGTCTACCGCGGCCGAGCGCTTGTTGCGGTTTACGCACAGGTAGTAGGCCGATTCGCGCCCCCGCGGCCCATCCCCCCAGGGCGGGCCCCACGCACGGGTGTCGTCACCGGCGCCGGGGCGCTCTATCTTGATGACCTCCGCGCCCAGGTCACCCAGCGTCATGGTGCACAGCGGGCCGGCCAGCACGCGGGACAGGTCCAGCACGCGAATGCCGGAGAGCGGGCCGCGCGGTCGATCGGGTTCGGGCATGGGATGGGCACGGCTGGGGGAAACGGGGCCGAAGCGTAGCCCCGCCGCCGGACGGGTGCAAGCGCGGCGGGCACACATCGTGTAAGTTGGCCGGGGGCA
Coding sequences within it:
- a CDS encoding CoA transferase, with the protein product MPEPDRPRGPLSGIRVLDLSRVLAGPLCTMTLGDLGAEVIKIERPGAGDDTRAWGPPWGDGPRGRESAYYLCVNRNKRSAAVDLKDEEGRALVRRLAREADVLVENYAPGMMDGWGLGYDDLAAENPRLVYCSVTGYGSDGPDAGRPGYDFAVQARAGWMAITGEPGGAPSKVGVAVVDVLTGQNATIAILAALAERAVSGRGQRVEVSLFDSALAGLVNVTQAALVTGREPRRWGNAHATIVPYQAFDAADRAFVVAVGNDAQWRRLCEAIGADGLRDDDRFATNPGRVEHRDELVPVLAALFRGAPAAEWLGRMEAAGVPCAPVQTVGEALRDPVLLQRAGLWPMEAGYGSVDTIASPLRLERTPPGLHRPAPALGEHTDEVARDGWSTGLKSG